The following proteins are co-located in the Pseudomonas fluorescens genome:
- a CDS encoding threo-3-hydroxy-L-aspartate ammonia-lyase — protein sequence MQLPDYHDVIAAAQRLAGVAHQTPVLTSRTLDAETGAQVFIKCENLQRAGSFKFRGAFNALSQFDAQQRKAGVVAFSSGNHAQGVALAARLLGMPATIVMPTDAPAAKVAATREYGASVVLYDRFTEDREQIGRTLAVEHGMTLIPPYDHPHILAGQGTAAKELLEFSGPLDALFVGLGGGGMLSGTALSTRALSPDCQLFGVEPQAGNDGQRSFHSGSIVHIDTPVTIADGAQTQHLGNYTFPIIRDLVNDILTVSDAQLIDAMRFFMQRMKLVVEPTGCLGLAALRQLGERFKGQRVGIIVTGGNVDIQRYAALLSEAP from the coding sequence ATGCAACTGCCTGACTACCACGACGTCATCGCTGCCGCCCAACGCCTGGCAGGCGTCGCCCATCAGACGCCGGTGTTGACTTCGCGCACCCTCGACGCCGAAACCGGCGCCCAGGTGTTCATCAAATGTGAAAACCTGCAACGCGCCGGCTCGTTCAAGTTTCGCGGCGCGTTCAACGCCCTTTCGCAGTTTGATGCGCAGCAGCGCAAGGCGGGCGTGGTGGCGTTTTCCTCCGGCAACCACGCCCAGGGCGTTGCGCTGGCCGCTCGTTTACTGGGCATGCCGGCGACCATTGTGATGCCCACCGACGCGCCTGCCGCCAAGGTTGCAGCGACCCGAGAATATGGTGCCAGCGTGGTGCTGTATGACCGTTTCACCGAGGACCGCGAACAAATCGGCCGCACCCTGGCCGTCGAACACGGCATGACGCTGATCCCGCCTTACGATCACCCGCACATCCTTGCCGGCCAAGGCACCGCCGCCAAAGAGTTACTGGAATTCAGCGGCCCGCTGGACGCGCTGTTCGTCGGCCTGGGCGGTGGCGGCATGCTCTCCGGCACCGCATTATCGACCCGCGCCCTGTCACCGGATTGCCAACTGTTCGGCGTCGAACCGCAAGCCGGTAACGATGGCCAGCGCTCGTTCCACAGCGGCAGCATCGTGCATATCGACACCCCGGTGACCATCGCCGACGGCGCGCAAACCCAACACCTGGGGAACTACACCTTCCCAATCATCCGCGACCTGGTGAACGACATCCTGACCGTCTCCGACGCGCAGTTGATCGACGCCATGCGCTTCTTCATGCAGCGCATGAAACTGGTGGTTGAACCCACCGGCTGCCTGGGCCTGGCGGCATTGCGCCAACTGGGCGAGCGGTTCAAAGGCCAGCGCGTGGGCATCATCGTCACCGGCGGCAACGTGGATATTCAGCGCTACGCCGCCCTGCTCAGCGAGGCACCATGA
- a CDS encoding RidA family protein, whose protein sequence is MKIIHTSKASAPAGHYSQAISHGDTLYISGQLPVSPDGRHNLSAPFAEQAQIALHNLLAILNAAGGSPQDLVKVTVYVAGVGHWPAFDRVYAAALGDHRPARAVVPVPELHHGYLVEIEAVARYLA, encoded by the coding sequence ATGAAGATCATCCACACGTCGAAGGCCTCGGCACCGGCCGGGCATTATTCCCAGGCCATCAGCCACGGCGACACGCTGTATATCTCCGGGCAATTACCGGTCAGCCCGGACGGGCGTCACAACCTGTCGGCGCCGTTTGCCGAACAGGCCCAAATCGCACTGCATAATCTGTTGGCCATCCTGAACGCCGCCGGCGGTTCGCCGCAGGATCTGGTCAAGGTCACGGTGTACGTTGCCGGAGTCGGGCACTGGCCGGCGTTCGACCGCGTTTACGCCGCCGCGCTGGGCGATCACCGCCCTGCCCGCGCGGTGGTGCCGGTGCCCGAGTTGCATCACGGTTACCTGGTGGAGATTGAAGCCGTGGCGCGCTATTTGGCGTAG
- a CDS encoding MFS transporter — MSKPAPVAQDLDAVSAAKSDTASRYFQLLLLVLAAGAIYPILYLRQVYQTTMLDVFQINHSELGYLYSMLGTVFLLSYLPSGWLADRLPPRFLIFFSLVATGALGLWYSTVPSMTGLMIIFGCWGLTTGLTFWASVLKRVKMIAHPTEQGRFFGILDGGRGLVEALLATVALGLFAYATETRSQSAAEGFKQVVYLYSFICIAIGCGLVLLKDPKSMAETSAVEKGKFNLIADLTTLVKIPELWLVTAIVFCGYHMFWATYSFSDYLQGSGMTAVMAGTITTIKLWMRPIGGIGGGWLGDKFSNISVLIVALVLVTLAMVGLIVFPALNSLGLLIGTVIFIGLMTYAIRGLYWAILDSCDIPLRITGLAIGIVSVVGYLPDTFIPLINGYLTDTYPGKAGYNLYFGYIAFVGVLGTLAALTLRARINRKKFNQTGA, encoded by the coding sequence ATGTCCAAGCCTGCACCCGTTGCCCAGGATCTCGATGCCGTGTCCGCGGCAAAAAGCGACACCGCCAGTCGCTATTTCCAATTGCTCTTGCTGGTATTGGCCGCCGGGGCGATTTACCCGATCCTCTACCTGCGCCAGGTCTACCAGACCACCATGCTTGACGTGTTCCAGATCAACCACAGTGAACTGGGCTACTTGTACTCCATGCTCGGCACCGTCTTTTTGCTCAGCTACCTGCCCAGCGGTTGGCTGGCCGACCGTTTGCCGCCGCGCTTTTTGATCTTTTTCTCGCTGGTCGCCACCGGCGCCCTGGGCCTCTGGTATTCGACGGTGCCGTCGATGACCGGCCTGATGATTATCTTCGGTTGCTGGGGGCTCACCACCGGCCTGACCTTCTGGGCCTCGGTGCTCAAGCGCGTAAAGATGATCGCCCACCCCACTGAGCAAGGGCGTTTCTTCGGGATACTCGATGGCGGTCGCGGCCTGGTTGAAGCGTTATTGGCAACCGTGGCCCTCGGTCTGTTCGCCTATGCCACTGAAACCCGCAGCCAGTCGGCGGCCGAAGGTTTCAAACAGGTGGTCTACCTGTATTCGTTCATCTGCATCGCCATCGGCTGCGGGCTGGTGTTGCTCAAGGACCCCAAGTCCATGGCCGAAACGTCGGCGGTGGAGAAGGGTAAGTTCAACCTGATTGCCGACCTCACGACCCTGGTGAAGATCCCCGAGCTGTGGCTGGTGACCGCCATTGTGTTCTGCGGTTATCACATGTTCTGGGCCACCTACAGCTTCTCCGATTACCTGCAAGGCAGCGGCATGACCGCCGTCATGGCCGGCACCATCACCACCATCAAATTGTGGATGCGCCCCATCGGCGGCATTGGCGGCGGTTGGTTGGGGGACAAGTTCTCGAATATCTCGGTGCTGATCGTCGCGCTGGTGCTGGTAACGCTGGCCATGGTCGGGCTGATTGTGTTCCCGGCGCTCAATAGCCTCGGCCTGTTGATCGGCACGGTGATCTTCATCGGCCTGATGACGTATGCGATTCGCGGCCTGTACTGGGCGATCCTCGACAGTTGCGACATCCCGCTGCGCATCACTGGCCTGGCCATCGGTATTGTCTCGGTAGTGGGTTACTTACCCGACACCTTTATCCCGCTGATCAATGGCTACCTGACCGACACCTACCCAGGCAAGGCCGGTTACAACCTGTACTTCGGCTACATCGCTTTTGTCGGCGTGCTCGGGACCCTGGCGGCCCTGACCCTGCGTGCTCGAATCAACCGTAAAAAATTCAACCAGACAGGTGCCTGA
- a CDS encoding GMC family oxidoreductase, with protein MTYDYIIAGAGAAGCVLANRLSASGEYSVLLLEAGGKDSSWWFKIPVGFAKMYYNPTFNWMYYSQPQKQLAGREIYAPRGKVQGGSGSINAMIYVRGQAHDFNDWAANGNDGWGFKDVLPYFRKLENHPLGDTEYHGGSGPISITPMKGQTHPICDVFLKGCEQLGYAHSDDFNGPNFEGAGLYDVNTRKGERCSSSFAHLHPALSRSNLTVELHALVDRVLFDDQQRATGIAVTQHGVVRTFTARKEVILCAGAVDTPKILQLSGVADQQLLAEHGIPLVKHLPAVGDNLQDHLCASYYYKANIPTLNDELSSLFGQLKLGLKYLFTRKGALAMSVNQAGGFFRGNDAQKDPNLQLYFNPLSYQIPKNNKASLKPEPYSGFLLCFNPCRPTSRGTIRIASKNPRDAALIDPNYLSTQKDIDEVIQGSRLMRKIMQAPALKGITVAEVLPGAAVQTDEQMLQYFRENSGSIYHLCGSCAMGSDPQVSVVDKRLKVHGLDRLRIVDASIFPNVTSGNTHAAVLMVAEKGADLILQDA; from the coding sequence ATGACATATGACTACATCATCGCCGGCGCCGGCGCCGCAGGGTGCGTGCTGGCCAACCGGTTGTCCGCCTCGGGCGAATACTCCGTGTTGCTGCTGGAAGCCGGCGGCAAAGACAGTTCCTGGTGGTTCAAGATCCCGGTCGGTTTCGCCAAGATGTATTACAACCCGACCTTCAACTGGATGTACTACAGCCAGCCGCAAAAGCAGCTCGCAGGCCGTGAAATCTACGCGCCACGGGGCAAAGTGCAGGGCGGCTCGGGCTCGATCAACGCGATGATCTATGTGCGCGGCCAGGCCCATGACTTCAATGACTGGGCCGCCAATGGCAACGACGGCTGGGGCTTTAAGGACGTGCTGCCGTACTTTCGCAAGCTGGAAAACCACCCGTTGGGCGACACCGAGTACCACGGCGGCAGTGGCCCCATCAGCATCACGCCGATGAAGGGCCAGACCCATCCGATCTGTGACGTGTTCCTCAAGGGCTGCGAACAGCTCGGCTATGCGCACAGCGACGACTTCAACGGGCCGAATTTCGAAGGTGCCGGGCTGTATGACGTCAACACCCGCAAGGGCGAGCGCTGCTCCAGCAGCTTTGCTCATCTGCACCCGGCCCTCAGTCGCTCGAACCTGACCGTGGAACTGCATGCGCTGGTTGATCGCGTGCTGTTCGACGACCAGCAACGCGCCACCGGCATTGCCGTCACCCAGCACGGCGTGGTCCGTACCTTCACCGCGCGCAAGGAAGTGATCCTGTGCGCCGGCGCGGTGGACACGCCCAAGATATTGCAACTGTCCGGCGTGGCAGACCAGCAATTGCTGGCCGAGCATGGTATCCCGCTGGTCAAGCACCTGCCGGCCGTGGGCGATAACCTGCAAGACCACCTGTGCGCCAGCTACTACTACAAGGCCAATATCCCGACGCTGAACGACGAACTCAGCTCGCTGTTCGGCCAGTTGAAACTCGGTCTCAAGTACCTGTTTACGCGCAAAGGCGCGCTGGCCATGAGTGTCAATCAGGCGGGTGGTTTCTTTCGCGGCAACGACGCGCAGAAAGACCCGAACCTGCAGCTGTATTTCAACCCGCTGTCGTACCAGATTCCGAAAAACAACAAGGCCAGCCTCAAGCCCGAGCCTTACTCCGGCTTCCTGCTGTGCTTCAACCCGTGCCGCCCGACCAGCCGCGGCACCATCCGCATCGCGTCGAAAAATCCGCGGGACGCGGCGCTCATCGACCCCAATTACCTGAGCACGCAAAAGGACATCGACGAGGTGATCCAGGGCAGCCGGTTGATGCGCAAGATCATGCAGGCGCCGGCGCTCAAGGGCATCACCGTGGCTGAAGTATTACCGGGCGCGGCGGTGCAGACCGATGAGCAGATGCTGCAATACTTCCGTGAAAACAGCGGCTCGATCTACCACCTGTGCGGCTCCTGCGCCATGGGCTCGGACCCGCAGGTCTCGGTGGTGGACAAACGCTTGAAGGTGCATGGGTTGGACCGGTTGCGGATTGTCGATGCGTCGATCTTTCCGAATGTGACGTCGGGCAATACCCATGCGGCGGTGTTGATGGTGGCGGAGAAGGGCGCTGACCTGATTTTGCAGGATGCCTGA
- a CDS encoding sigma-70 family RNA polymerase sigma factor, whose translation MTDAVAPTHAAELTLSSLYRDHRSWLESWLRRRLGNAWDAADLSQDTFLRVLASAQPIAQMQEPRAYLVTVGKRLLVNFHQRRSLEQAYLNALANLPHACVPSPEQRWLMLETLQALDELLDGLPVLVRRAFLWSQLEGLGYREIAERLDVCERTVKRYMAQAYEHCLLVDL comes from the coding sequence ATGACTGATGCTGTTGCCCCGACCCACGCTGCCGAACTCACGTTGTCGAGTTTGTACCGCGACCACCGCAGTTGGCTGGAAAGCTGGTTGCGGCGGCGCCTGGGCAATGCCTGGGATGCAGCGGACCTGAGCCAGGACACCTTTTTGCGCGTGCTCGCCAGTGCGCAGCCCATTGCGCAGATGCAGGAACCGCGTGCCTATCTGGTGACCGTCGGCAAGCGCCTGCTGGTCAATTTTCATCAGCGGCGCAGCCTTGAGCAGGCGTACTTGAATGCGTTGGCAAACCTGCCGCACGCCTGCGTGCCGTCACCCGAACAACGCTGGCTGATGCTCGAAACCCTGCAAGCACTGGATGAGTTGCTTGACGGTTTACCGGTGCTGGTGCGCCGCGCGTTTCTGTGGAGCCAGCTGGAAGGCCTGGGTTATCGAGAGATTGCCGAACGGCTCGACGTTTGCGAACGCACGGTGAAGCGTTACATGGCCCAGGCCTACGAACATTGCCTGCTGGTGGACCTGTGA
- a CDS encoding FecR domain-containing protein, whose product MSRDVARAAAQWLALLESGAATERDHAALQQWRDSHPQHEQTWQKAQSLRQRFSDLPHALAMASLDRPQPARRALLKRALGVAALVPTAWLISRQLPIEAWRADLHTATGERKRLPLVDGSSLQLNTATAVDVDLAHRRITLVEGELALSVPGSALIAVNTRYGQVQVSQAEVCVRQLPTGCRVSVLKGAVQVRDVSGQLATLSNGQQALLKPQGLGERMPFDAQQLDWRDGVLTAQNQALGDFLRELERYRPGVLRWDPSLETLRVTGSFRLDDTDRILSLLAQTLGFEVRARTRYWVTLSRTLA is encoded by the coding sequence GTGAGTCGCGATGTCGCGCGCGCCGCCGCCCAGTGGCTGGCATTGCTGGAGTCCGGCGCCGCCACCGAGCGTGACCATGCGGCCTTGCAGCAATGGCGCGACAGCCATCCTCAACACGAACAGACCTGGCAAAAAGCCCAATCCCTGCGCCAGCGGTTCAGCGACTTGCCACACGCATTGGCGATGGCCAGCCTCGACCGCCCGCAACCGGCGCGGCGCGCACTGCTCAAGCGTGCCCTGGGTGTTGCAGCGTTGGTGCCGACGGCGTGGCTGATCAGCCGCCAGTTGCCCATCGAGGCGTGGCGTGCCGATCTGCACACCGCCACCGGCGAGCGCAAACGCCTGCCTTTGGTCGATGGCAGTAGCCTGCAACTCAATACCGCCACGGCCGTCGATGTCGACCTCGCCCATCGGCGCATCACGCTGGTGGAAGGGGAATTGGCGCTGAGTGTGCCGGGCTCGGCTTTGATCGCAGTGAACACCCGCTACGGCCAGGTCCAGGTCAGCCAGGCCGAGGTGTGTGTGCGGCAGTTGCCGACCGGCTGCCGGGTGTCGGTGCTCAAGGGCGCGGTGCAGGTGCGCGATGTGAGCGGGCAACTGGCGACGTTGAGCAACGGTCAGCAAGCGTTATTAAAGCCCCAGGGGCTTGGGGAGCGGATGCCGTTCGATGCGCAGCAACTGGACTGGCGCGACGGCGTCTTGACCGCGCAAAACCAGGCGCTGGGGGATTTTTTGCGCGAGCTGGAGCGTTATCGCCCCGGTGTGCTGCGCTGGGACCCGAGCCTGGAAACCCTGCGGGTCACCGGCAGCTTTCGCCTGGATGACACCGACCGCATCCTCAGCCTGCTGGCCCAGACACTGGGGTTTGAGGTGCGGGCGCGGACGCGGTATTGGGTGACACTCAGTCGCACATTGGCCTAA
- a CDS encoding helix-turn-helix transcriptional regulator, whose product MNKTSPEDTTLISQLEQIAEGLSKTFSPFCEVVLHDLRDPQHAILAIHNNLSGRQPGDPATELGLARIADPEYPQVIANYQNQFADGRQVKSTSIGIKDASGKYVAALCMNVDLSLFRGLQGMLEQFGSVSGDKPGESLDPSGADLIRTRIDQFAARLATTPRALKTADRRVLLQELKDAGCMDIRRAMETVASHLGVSRAAVYTYAK is encoded by the coding sequence ATGAACAAGACCTCTCCCGAAGACACCACCCTGATCAGCCAGCTCGAACAGATTGCCGAAGGCTTGAGCAAGACCTTCAGCCCATTCTGCGAGGTGGTGCTGCATGACTTGCGTGACCCGCAGCACGCGATCCTGGCGATCCATAACAACCTCTCCGGGCGTCAGCCGGGTGACCCGGCCACCGAGTTGGGCCTGGCGCGAATTGCCGACCCCGAGTACCCCCAGGTCATCGCCAATTACCAGAACCAATTCGCCGATGGCCGCCAGGTCAAGAGCACCTCGATTGGTATCAAGGACGCCAGCGGCAAGTACGTCGCCGCCTTGTGCATGAATGTCGATCTTTCGTTGTTCCGGGGCTTGCAGGGCATGCTCGAACAGTTCGGTTCGGTCAGCGGTGACAAGCCCGGCGAGTCCCTCGACCCTTCGGGCGCCGACCTGATTCGCACGCGTATCGACCAGTTCGCCGCACGCCTGGCAACCACGCCGCGTGCACTCAAGACGGCGGACCGGCGGGTGCTGCTGCAAGAGCTCAAAGACGCCGGCTGCATGGACATTCGGCGGGCCATGGAAACCGTGGCCTCGCACCTGGGCGTGTCGCGCGCGGCGGTCTACACCTACGCCAAATAG
- a CDS encoding LbetaH domain-containing protein, whose product MIRLTDYIADVSQSALAPWADLTPWALVAQAPAIVRQLLVQLPADAYVIQDEIAIHRTATVESGAVLKGPLIIGAHCFIASGSLLRGGCWVDAQCIIGPGAELKSSFVFSASKLAHFNFVGDSVLGHGVNLEAGSIVANYRNEREDKDVQVRINGQLQRTGCDKFGALLGDQCRIGANAVLAPGAVLAPASVVGRGQVFDAEACV is encoded by the coding sequence TTGATCCGACTCACCGACTACATTGCCGACGTATCCCAATCCGCGTTGGCGCCTTGGGCTGACCTGACGCCTTGGGCGTTGGTGGCCCAGGCCCCGGCGATTGTTCGCCAATTACTGGTGCAGTTGCCGGCAGACGCTTACGTCATTCAGGATGAAATCGCCATCCACCGTACCGCCACCGTCGAGTCCGGCGCCGTGCTCAAGGGGCCACTGATCATCGGCGCGCATTGTTTTATCGCCAGTGGTTCTCTGCTGCGCGGCGGGTGCTGGGTGGATGCGCAGTGCATCATCGGCCCGGGTGCGGAGTTGAAAAGCTCGTTTGTGTTCAGTGCCAGCAAGCTGGCGCATTTCAACTTTGTCGGCGATTCGGTGCTCGGCCATGGGGTCAATCTGGAGGCCGGCAGCATCGTCGCCAACTACCGCAATGAGCGCGAGGACAAGGACGTGCAGGTGCGGATCAACGGGCAATTGCAGCGCACCGGGTGCGATAAATTCGGCGCGTTGCTCGGCGATCAGTGCCGAATCGGCGCCAATGCGGTGTTAGCGCCGGGGGCGGTGTTGGCACCTGCCAGCGTGGTCGGGCGCGGTCAGGTATTTGACGCAGAGGCTTGCGTATAA
- a CDS encoding MalY/PatB family protein, which produces MSFNFDTIHPRLGTGSTKWSRYPQDILPMWIADMDIAAPPAILQALHARLDQQILGYSVAGPDVREAIVADLWAKYAWRVQPEELLFLPGVEPGFNMALHAFVQPGQPVVLQTPNYRPIRLAPGHWNLPRIEVPFDLINGEYLTPMPAMRQALTGAGALLLSNPHNPMGKVFPREELLAVANACLENGALIISDEIHAELCFDGRRHIPTASLSPEIAQRTITLMSASKAYNVAGLKTCFAVVQNAEVRERFNNARCGMVDSVSPLGLEATRAAYSQCSDWLDALVHYLQANRDYLLDAVHTRLPGVVMHAPQGTFLAWLDCSALGLDDPQQFFLEQAKVGLSAGIEFGDDSQQFVRLNFGCPRAMLEEGLQRMAHALRHR; this is translated from the coding sequence ATGAGCTTTAATTTCGACACGATCCACCCCCGCCTCGGCACCGGCAGCACCAAGTGGAGCCGCTACCCGCAAGACATCTTGCCGATGTGGATCGCCGACATGGATATCGCCGCGCCACCGGCAATATTGCAAGCGCTGCATGCTCGCCTGGACCAGCAAATCCTCGGCTACAGCGTCGCCGGCCCGGACGTGCGTGAAGCCATCGTCGCTGACCTGTGGGCCAAATACGCCTGGCGCGTGCAGCCTGAAGAGCTGTTGTTCCTGCCCGGCGTGGAGCCCGGCTTTAATATGGCCCTGCATGCGTTTGTGCAACCTGGCCAACCGGTGGTGCTGCAAACCCCCAATTACCGGCCGATACGCTTGGCACCTGGCCACTGGAACCTGCCGCGTATCGAAGTGCCGTTCGACCTGATCAACGGCGAATACCTCACGCCAATGCCCGCGATGCGCCAGGCACTGACCGGCGCCGGTGCACTGTTGCTGAGCAACCCGCACAACCCCATGGGCAAAGTGTTCCCCCGCGAAGAACTGCTCGCGGTGGCCAACGCCTGCCTGGAAAACGGCGCGCTGATCATCAGCGACGAAATCCATGCCGAACTGTGTTTCGATGGCCGCCGCCACATCCCGACCGCCAGCCTCAGCCCTGAAATCGCCCAGCGCACCATTACCCTGATGTCGGCGAGCAAGGCCTACAACGTCGCTGGTTTGAAGACCTGCTTCGCCGTGGTGCAAAACGCCGAGGTGCGCGAGCGCTTCAATAATGCCCGCTGCGGCATGGTCGACAGTGTCAGCCCGCTGGGCCTGGAAGCCACCCGCGCGGCCTACAGCCAATGCAGCGACTGGCTGGACGCGCTGGTGCATTACCTGCAAGCCAACCGTGACTACCTGCTTGATGCCGTGCACACCCGTTTGCCGGGTGTGGTGATGCATGCCCCGCAAGGCACCTTCCTGGCGTGGCTGGATTGCAGCGCGCTTGGCCTGGACGACCCGCAGCAGTTCTTCCTCGAACAGGCCAAGGTCGGCTTGAGCGCAGGCATCGAATTCGGCGATGACAGCCAGCAGTTTGTACGCCTGAACTTCGGCTGCCCACGGGCGATGCTCGAAGAAGGCCTGCAACGCATGGCGCACGCACTGCGTCACCGTTAG
- a CDS encoding pyridoxal-phosphate dependent enzyme, producing the protein MNRETALLPTRTPLILHPGLSTAKRRIWLKLENLQPSGSYKLRGMSALCAYAASLGKFRVFCPSGGNAGLATAIAARNLGLQACIVVPTTTPEATRARIRRAGGEVVVHGDLWEESNQRALSLASDSDAFYVPAFDHPMLWEGHSSLVDEILEDCPNVDSIVSSVGGGGLLAGILTGLERHKRYDCKIINCETAGAASFQAAMAAGKPVRLPRINTVAKSLAASQVAAWPVEHIRAFAHECVVLSDADAMMGVARYADDLRQLVEPACGVSLAVAYLDHPAIAEAHDVVIIVCGGVSITAELVAQWQQSV; encoded by the coding sequence ATCAATCGGGAAACGGCATTACTGCCCACGCGAACCCCCTTGATCCTGCATCCAGGCTTGTCTACCGCCAAGCGCCGAATCTGGTTAAAGCTTGAGAACCTGCAACCCAGCGGCTCCTACAAATTACGCGGCATGAGTGCGCTATGTGCGTACGCCGCAAGCCTGGGCAAATTCAGAGTTTTCTGCCCGTCAGGCGGCAATGCCGGCCTGGCCACAGCCATTGCTGCGCGCAACCTGGGGCTGCAAGCCTGCATCGTCGTGCCCACCACCACTCCCGAAGCGACCCGAGCGCGCATCCGCCGGGCGGGTGGTGAGGTCGTGGTGCATGGCGATCTATGGGAAGAGTCCAACCAACGGGCGTTGAGTCTGGCCAGCGATTCAGACGCTTTTTATGTGCCAGCCTTCGACCACCCGATGTTGTGGGAAGGCCATAGCAGCCTGGTCGACGAAATTCTTGAAGACTGCCCGAATGTGGACAGCATCGTCAGCTCCGTCGGTGGCGGTGGTTTACTCGCGGGGATCCTGACCGGACTCGAACGGCACAAGCGCTACGACTGCAAGATAATCAACTGCGAGACGGCGGGTGCCGCCTCCTTCCAGGCGGCGATGGCGGCCGGAAAACCCGTACGCCTGCCGCGCATCAACACCGTGGCCAAATCACTGGCGGCGTCTCAAGTCGCCGCGTGGCCCGTTGAGCACATCCGCGCATTTGCCCATGAATGCGTGGTACTCAGCGACGCCGACGCAATGATGGGCGTTGCCCGTTACGCCGACGATTTGCGTCAGTTGGTCGAGCCCGCTTGCGGCGTATCGTTGGCCGTTGCGTACCTCGACCATCCGGCCATCGCCGAAGCACACGATGTGGTGATCATCGTGTGTGGCGGCGTGAGCATCACCGCCGAGCTGGTGGCGCAGTGGCAACAATCCGTCTGA
- a CDS encoding mandelate racemase/muconate lactonizing enzyme family protein — MKIVALETHIVAVPPPHIGGMYWLFVKLKTDCGIEGVGEIYAATFGPKAMLPIIEDVFERYLLDHDPHHIERFFRQAYSSGFTQRPDLTMMGVVSGLEMACWDIIGKAANKPVYELLGGKVNERLRSYTYLYPVNSQGEYDYDDPDLAAECAIENMNKGFTAVKFDPAGPYTAYSGHQISLEVLERCETFCRKIREAVGDKCDLLFGTHGQMVPSSAIRLAKRLEKYDPLWFEEPVPPGQEEAMAQVAAKTSIPIATGERLTTKYEFFKLLQAGGASILQMNVARCGGLLEAKKIASMAEAYYAQIAPHLYNGPIGAAASFQLATCTPNFLIQESIMTWGGFHADILTKPLQWEDGYIIPSTEPGLGVELNMDVVRKHTPYTGERLHLQMAATPADVKDTSPAKG; from the coding sequence ATGAAAATCGTCGCCCTTGAAACCCATATCGTCGCCGTTCCACCGCCGCACATTGGTGGGATGTACTGGCTGTTCGTCAAGCTCAAGACCGACTGCGGCATCGAAGGTGTCGGTGAGATCTACGCCGCCACCTTTGGCCCCAAGGCCATGCTGCCGATCATCGAGGATGTGTTTGAGCGCTACCTGCTCGACCACGACCCGCACCATATCGAGCGCTTTTTCCGCCAGGCCTATTCCAGCGGTTTCACCCAACGCCCGGACTTGACCATGATGGGTGTGGTCAGCGGCCTGGAAATGGCCTGCTGGGACATCATCGGCAAGGCGGCCAACAAGCCGGTCTACGAATTGCTCGGCGGCAAGGTCAACGAGCGCCTGCGTTCCTACACCTACCTGTACCCGGTCAACAGCCAGGGCGAGTATGACTATGACGACCCGGACCTGGCGGCCGAGTGCGCCATCGAGAACATGAACAAAGGTTTTACCGCCGTGAAGTTCGACCCGGCGGGGCCGTACACCGCGTACTCCGGCCACCAGATTTCCCTGGAAGTGCTGGAACGCTGCGAGACCTTCTGCCGCAAGATCCGCGAGGCGGTAGGCGACAAGTGCGACCTGCTGTTCGGCACCCATGGGCAGATGGTGCCGTCGTCGGCAATTCGCCTGGCCAAGCGCCTGGAGAAATACGACCCGCTCTGGTTCGAAGAGCCGGTACCGCCTGGCCAGGAAGAGGCCATGGCCCAAGTGGCGGCCAAGACCAGTATCCCGATCGCCACGGGCGAACGACTGACCACCAAGTATGAATTCTTCAAGCTGCTACAAGCTGGCGGCGCGTCGATCCTGCAGATGAACGTGGCGCGCTGCGGCGGGCTGCTGGAGGCGAAGAAAATCGCGAGCATGGCCGAGGCCTACTACGCGCAGATCGCGCCCCATCTATACAACGGGCCGATTGGCGCGGCGGCGAGTTTCCAACTGGCCACCTGCACGCCGAACTTCCTGATCCAGGAAAGCATCATGACCTGGGGCGGTTTCCATGCCGACATCCTGACCAAGCCACTGCAATGGGAGGACGGCTACATCATTCCGTCCACTGAGCCGGGCCTGGGGGTAGAGCTGAACATGGACGTGGTGCGCAAGCACACGCCGTATACAGGCGAGCGCCTGCACCTGCAAATGGCTGCCACACCGGCCGACGTCAAAGACACCTCGCCGGCCAAAGGCTGA
- a CDS encoding TOBE domain-containing protein, whose protein sequence is MTIKAINVRNQFKGVIKEILLGEVVSEIDVQTASGIVTSVITTRSVRDLELKVGSEVIAFVKSTEVSIAKL, encoded by the coding sequence ATGACCATTAAAGCGATTAATGTGCGCAACCAGTTCAAGGGCGTGATCAAGGAAATTCTGCTGGGGGAAGTGGTGTCCGAAATTGACGTGCAGACTGCGTCTGGCATCGTTACCTCGGTGATCACCACCCGCTCGGTGCGGGATCTGGAATTAAAAGTGGGTAGCGAGGTGATTGCCTTTGTGAAGTCGACCGAAGTGTCCATCGCCAAGCTGTAA